In a single window of the Lineus longissimus chromosome 4, tnLinLong1.2, whole genome shotgun sequence genome:
- the LOC135486091 gene encoding uncharacterized protein LOC135486091, whose protein sequence is MVFSGEACGVEVRMDVFEKIGAFGNQKCDHGCNLGAIEASLQASWDKSQPFFDFLNDWLENSISPWSLKNPSCTEIVEPAIIAVRDAVVNSGNCKPKALAVFLDGGYGLFEKDDLGIESSAYSRCNSFRHHSEFFKSHYRQWPTDAHGIAQVIMSNMLVVGIERTS, encoded by the exons ATGGTCTTTAGTGGTGAGGCATGCGGTGTAGAAGTACGCATGGACGTTTTCGAGAAGATCGGTGCATTCGGAAACCAGAAATGCGACC ATGGATGCAACCTGGGTGCCATTGAAGCCAGCCTTCAAGCAAGCTGGGACAAGAGTCAGCccttctttgatttcctcaACGACTGGCTCGAGAACTCGATCAGCCCATGGAGCCTCAAGAACCCAAGTTGCAC CGAGATTGTTGAGCCCGCCATCATTGCCGTTAGAGACGCCGTTGTAAACTCTGGTAACTGCAAACCAAAAGCACTCGCCGTTTTCCTCGACGGCGGCTATGGCCTCTTCGAAAAGGACGATCTGGGTATTGAAAGTAGTGCTTACAGCCGCTGCAATAGTTTCAGGCATCACAGTGAAT TTTTTAAGAGCCACTACAGACAGTGGCCAACAG ACGCCCATGGCATTGCTCAGGTTATCATGAGCAACATGCTAGTAGTAGGAATAGAGAGAACATCGTAA
- the LOC135487036 gene encoding uncharacterized protein LOC135487036, protein MVFSGEACGVEVRMDVFEKIGAFGNQKCDHGCNLGAIEASLQASWDKIQPFFDFLNDWLENSISPWSLKNPSCTEIVEPAIIAVRDAVVNSGNCKPKALAVFLDGGYGLFEKDDLGIESSAYSRCNSFRHHSEFFKSHYRQWPTDAHGIAQVIMSNMLVVGIERTS, encoded by the exons ATGGTCTTTAGTGGTGAGGCATGCGGTGTAGAAGTACGCATGGACGTTTTCGAGAAGATCGGTGCATTCGGAAACCAGAAATGCGACC ATGGATGCAACCTGGGTGCCATTGAAGCCAGCCTTCAAGCAAGCTGGGACAAGATTCAGCccttctttgatttcctcaACGACTGGCTCGAGAACTCGATCAGCCCATGGAGCCTCAAGAACCCAAGTTGCAC CGAGATTGTTGAGCCCGCCATCATTGCCGTTAGAGACGCCGTTGTAAACTCTGGTAACTGCAAACCAAAAGCACTCGCCGTTTTCCTCGACGGCGGCTATGGCCTCTTCGAAAAGGACGATCTGGGTATTGAAAGTAGTGCTTACAGTCGCTGCAATAGTTTCAGGCATCACAGTGAAT TTTTTAAGAGCCACTACAGACAGTGGCCAACAG ACGCCCATGGCATTGCTCAGGTTATCATGAGCAACATGCTAGTAGTAGGAATAGAGAGAACATCGTAA
- the LOC135486718 gene encoding uncharacterized protein LOC135486718: protein MVSTVLFFKKKINTLEDRINTVNNEAIKNQENHGLVMLLLESKEFYTDLLLEATDVFECIDTDIEIVVDFEEGEVQPGGEESNSEEDASSSEEEEDCDDIGIEYV, encoded by the exons atggtatcaactgttcttttcttcaagaaaaaaatcaacaccttggaagacagaatcaacaccgtgaacaatgaggccatcaaaaaccaag aaaaccatggattggtgatgttgctgctggaatcaaaggaattctacacagaccttctcctagaagcaacagatgtatttgaatgtatagacactgacatagagatcgtggtggattttgaggaaggggaggtgcaacctggtggtgaagaatcaaattcggaggaggatgcgtctagctctgaggaggaggaggattgtgatgacattggcattgagtacgtgtaa
- the LOC135486090 gene encoding CUB and sushi domain-containing protein 3-like has protein sequence MVALRALSFALVVLVTSGYVAGETFTSPNYPSVYPPGSKMAKSFKFGTGLRPRVALKTLSLTERDSVTIAEGAANGTDCKGWELRRYSGIYQPKQATVFSPGLEVCIAFDGTNGNGKGFEFLIEGIPICNGTYEDVEESDIVSPKYPLFYPVDNNCKWQVIVPPGQHILFKVYSFELGASCRKAYLTISNLTEYAGENSKKFCEKDILNMVMDTLGNSNVVFWSRNRAVGFRIQFTVLGCKKSDLPANATYGTHTNPQALYNENYIAKFRCNDGYRYSNGLDELALTCASDKKWHQVTEAPRPTCIQIKCPRLGGPQYGSVKFDSEAIGSKAIFTCDENFYLVGESVRVCQKDGTWNGTTPVCQFSESIGCQEIGDPTFGQVIGDGSTTNSVLAFECNKGYTLNGPVNITCQADGIWSGRLPTCDVVRCPALTSPLNGDIQNVDREYQAVVTYTCKSGYRLVNSTDGKRECLETGSWSGPELFCEVITCPIPNVYGVNVTYDSLMIGGQANITCDKGHEAIMTVDKTAVCLPTGKWSVVIFGCPRVRCPTLDNLTNADADWVGHAYGNVVTVECRPGFFFDEDWSVKQKEARCTETKEWSVNVTQGCLFAPVPTSPPVKPVTTTTTTTVTVTPIATQTTTTTPTSPTTSPESTSTSAAIKEGTTSVPSTEWILNTTASETTSSPIKVVTVEPNSTATVTSGRFSTRTPTTDNSHESTTAGVTPTLNFTTKEQRATTTKQLSTAATTDISTVSTGNSTLNTEGNGTNAKQTEGGKDKSGEYIGIGVGCALLVIVLVVVAIWYIRKSNAVPSERLTNDSGAFENQLYDLDSVNVTPGDNERAIDAHQASFNN, from the exons ATGGTGGCCCTTCGCGCTCTGTCGTTTGCCCTGGTTGTGTTAGTCACCAGTGGTTACGTGG CGGGTGAGACATTCACATCACCAAACTACCCGTCCGTGTATCCACCTGGCAGCAAGATGGCGAAAAGCTTCAAGTTCGGTACTGGTCTTCGTCCTCGGGTCGCTCTGAAAACGTTGTccttaactgaaagagatagcGTCACAATCGCCGAAGGGGCTGCCAATGGCACTGATTGCAAAGGTTGGGAATTAAGACGATACTCAGGGATTTATCAACCAAAGCAAGCCACAGTGTTTAGTCCAGGTTTGGAGGTATGCATCGCCTTCGATGGTACGAACGGAAATGGTAAAGGATTTGAGTTCCTTATAgaag GAATCCCAATTTGTAATGGAACATATGAAGACGTAGAAGAGAGTGACATCGTCAGCCCGAAGTACCCATTATTCTATCCCGTTGACAACAACTGCAAGTGGCAAGTCATCGTCCCCCCAGGGCAGCACATTTTGTTCAAG GTGTATTCATTCGAACTTGGAGCCAGCTGCAGAAAAGCGTACctcacaatttcaaatttaacagAATATGCAGGTGAAAACTCAAAAAAATTCTGTGAGAAGGATATACTCAATATGGTGATGGACACACTGGGAAACAGCAACGTCGTTTTCTGGTCCCGGAACAGAGCAGTTGGATTCAGGATTCAGTTTACTG TCTTGGGATGCAAGAAGAGTGACCTACCCGCCAACGCTACATATGGAACACACACCAACCCGCAAGCTCTCTACAACGAAAACTACATTGCCAAGTTCCGCTGCAATGATGGCTACAGGTACAGTAATGGCCTGGACGAGTTGGCCTTGACCTGTGCAAGTGACAAGAAATGGCACCAGGTGACCGAGGCACCGAGGCCAACCTGTATTC AAATCAAGTGTCCCAGGCTTGGCGGACCGCAGTATGGCAGTGTTAAATTTGACAGTGAGGCAATCGGGAGTAAAGCTATCTTCACTTGCGATGAAAATTTCTACCTGGTGGGCGAATCTGTCCGGGTTTGTCAAAAGGATGGCACTTGGAATGGGACGACACCAGTGTGCCAGT TTAGTGAAAGCATAGGCTGCCAAGAGATTGGTGACCCCACGTTTGGCCAAGTCATAGGGGATGGATCGACTACCAACTCGGTACTTGCCTTCGAGTGTAACAAGGGCTACACTTTGAACGGGCCCGTTAACATCACCTGTCAGGCTGATGGTATCTGGAGCGGAAGATTACCCACATGTGACG TGGTGAGATGTCCGGCTCTGACATCCCCCTTGAACGGTGACATTCAAAATGTCGACCGCGAATACCAAGCGGTGGTGACGTACACCTGCAAGAGTGGGTACCGATTGGTCAACAGTACGGATGGGAAGAGGGAGTGTTTGGAAACTGGGTCGTGGAGTGGACCAGAGCTGTTTTGTGAAG TTATCACGTGTCCAATACCAAACGTATATGGCGTCAATGTGACTTATGACAGTCTGATGATTGGCGGTCAAGCGAACATAACGTGTGACAAGGGTCACGAGGCCATAATGACGGTTGACAAGACAGCTGTTTGTTTGCCAACTGGTAAATGGTCTGTAGTCATCTTTGGCTGCCCCA GGGTTCGCTGCCCCACTCTTGACAACCTCACTAACGCGGATGCAGATTGGGTGGGTCATGCCTATGGGAACGTCGTAACGGTGGAGTGCAGGCCTGGCTTCTTCTTCGACGAAGATTGGTCGGTCAAACAAAAGGAGGCACGCTGCACAGAAACTAAGGAGTGGAGTGTTAATGTAACACAAGGTTGCCTCTTTGCTCCAG TACCAACTTCGCCGCCAGTCAAACCTGtaacgacaacgacaacgactACAGTAACAGTAACACCAATAGCAACAcaaacaacaacgacaacaccCACTTCACCCACAACGTCCCCGGAATCAACTTCCACCAGCGCAGCTATAAAGGAAGGCACAACATCTGTACCTTCTACAGAGTGGATTTTAAATACCACTGCTTCTGAAACCACTTCTTCACCTATTAAAGTTGTCACCGTTGAACCCAATTCCACAGCAACCGTAACGAGTGGCCGTTTTTCGACAAGAACGCCAACAACTGACAACTCCCATGAAAGTACTACGGCGGGCGTTACTCCAACTCTTAACTTTACGACCAAGGAACAACGCGCTACTACGACGAAGCAACTGTCGACTGCAGCGACCACTGATATTTCGACGGTCAGCACGGGAAATTCCACACTGAACACAG aaggGAATGGTACCAATGCAAAGCAAACTGAAGGTGGAAAAGATA AGAGTGGTGAATACATTGGCATTGGCGTTGGCTGTGCGTTACTTGTGATTGTATTGGTCGTGGTTGCCATTTGGTACATTAGGAAATC TAACGCAGTTCCGAGTGAGAGATTGACGAATGATAGTGGTGCCTTCGAGAATCAACTGTATGACCTGGACTCGGTCAACGTGACCCCAGGGGATAATGAACGGGCTATTGATGCACACCAAGCAAGTTTCAATAATTAA